A region of the Paenibacillus sp. J23TS9 genome:
AAGCCCAAGCAGGATGAACAGCAAAGTGATCCGGTGAAACAGGACACGACAGATGGATCCTCCGCTGGGAGCGGAGATGCAGAATTGACGACGCCGGATGTTTCCGCGGACCATGCGTCCAAGGATCAGACGTTGCGGTCAACCGAACCTCCAGTCAAGCCGGATGATAAAACAAGCCGGAGCGCGGATACGGGAATAGGGAAAAAATCGGCTTCCGGCGGTGCTGTGGATTCAGGTACTCCGGCGGAATCCTCAAATCCGGAACAAGGGACTCCGGTGGACAACGGCAACGGTGGCAGCAGCCAGGATAACAAGGCGGCAGATAACAGCAGCACTCCGGAAACACCGGCTGCGGATTCGAATAGCAAAGATCAGGATCCGGGTGTCAAAGAAGATAATATGACCATGGGTATTACTAGTTTTAATAAGGCCGCAGCGGCTCAATTCAACTCTCCTGACGGCAAATATGCCGCTTCCGTAGAAGAGAAGAAGTTGGTCATTTATAATGTCTCTGATAAAGACGGGCAGAAGACGGCAGTCAAGACCATCGATTTGCCAGGCACTTGGGTGTCTGGGGTATGGTCAGCGGACAGCACGGTCTTTACCTATCAAACATCGGATGATCAGGGCGCAACGACGAGCAAAACCTATCAGGTTAACGGCTCGGATTCTTCAAATCCCTGAAAAGTGAACCGAATATATAAAAAATAAACCGGTTTGCTATATGCACAATAATTGGAGATATAGAATAGGATATACGGTTAGATTAATCCAGACCCGTCGTATGACCGCGGGCTGCAAAGTTTCTAGAGCTTTGCTTAGCCGGTGTTTATCATAGATGTGCTGGGATCAGAGGGACCTTTCCGTGAGGGAGGGTCTCTTTGCTGTTTTACCTTGGGCCGATTTTTGATAATATATTAAAGCAGGCCAAATAATGATCAGGCTACATAGATGAAAGGGGGCCTACGTGTGGACGTCAAAGCTGCAACAAAGGCCATCAAGCAGGGAGAGATCTCACCGGTCTATTTGCTTTACGGTACGGAGAAATACCAAATGAACGAATTTGTTTCTTTTCTCGTGGAGCAGACGATTTCCCAGGAAGAGCATGACTTTGCTCTGGTCCATTATGATCTTTCGGATACGCCTCTGCAGGCGGTCATTGAAGAAGCAGAAATGGTGCCTTTCATGGTGCCGCGGAAGCTGATTCTTGTGCAGGATGCCTCTGTATTCACAGCAGGCAAGGACAATGCGAAGGTGGAGCATCGTGTGGAAGCGCTCCTTGAATATATGAAAAATCCGGCTGAATACAGTGTATTGGTGTTTATGGTCAACCAGGAGAAGCTGGATGAGCGGAAAAAAGTTGTTAAAGAGATTAAAAGCAGGGGTACGCTGCTTACCTTTATGCCTTTAGGCAGCGAGGATCTTTTAAAGTGGGTAGGCAAAAAGATGAAAGAACGCGAGTGCACGATGGAAGAGGGGGCAGCTGAAATGGTGATCCGCAATGCGGGCACCCAGCTGCAGACCTTATCCGCGGAGATCGATAAGCTGTGCCTTTATGCTGGCAAGGGCGGAGTGATCAGCGTACATATCGTGGAACAGTTGATTGCACGGACTACGGAACAAAACGTGTTTGCACTTGTGGAAGATATTGCGAATTTAAGAGTGGACCGCGCACTCGGAATTTTCTATGAGCTGCTCAAGCAAAAGGAAGAACCGATCAAAATTGCTGCATTAATTGCCCGGCAGTTCCGCATTATTTTACAGGTCAAGGACCTTGGAGGGCAAAGCTACTCCCAACAGCAGATTGCTTCGCAGCTGGGTCTCCACCCCTATGCTGTCAAGATCGCTGGAGAGCAGGCTAGAAAATTCCAGGCTTCACAATTGAAACAGATTCTGAGCAGGCTTGGAACGCTCGACTTCCAAATGAAAACGGGAGCTATCGACAAGGTACTGGGACTGGAACTGTTTCTGTTAAGACTCGCGGCATAGATGGTCAAAATAAGGTGCTGAACGGATCGTAGTCGATTAGAAAACTACGATGTGCGTACAGCCCTTTTTTAATGCTTTGTATCTTACGTCAATGGGTTGCAGGCTGCTGCAGTGTGAGGAGGGTCAACTCCGGAATACTATCAAAGCGGAAGGGAAGGCGTGTTGTGCCGATTCCACGGTTTACGTATAGATACGAAGGTTTACGGCTTTGGCGATAAAAAGTATATAACCCCTCTGTGTACTTATGGGCAAGCGGCGGAGTATACAGGGAGCCGTATCCAGGCAGTCGAACCTGACCTCCATGACTGTGGCCGGATAGCTGCAGATCCACGGGATAAGAACCCAGCCGGTCCGCAACATCGGGCTCATGCACAAGCAGCAGATCAAAACTATCCGGATCTACCTGCTTAAATGTACTCTTGAGATCGGGTGAGCCGAGTAAAAAATCATCGAGACCGGCGATATTCAGCTTGCTGCGGCCGACATTCAAAACCTTATTCTCGTTCACGAGCACTTTGAACCCACTGTCCGACATGAGGCGGAGGTATTGATGTTTGCCGCCGCCACCTTGATCATGATTGCCGTACACAGCATATTTTCCAAGCGTGGCCTTGATTTGCTTTAATATAGGTGCGACCTTGCCTGAATTGCGGTATTGTGAAAAATTATCGATCAAATCTCCTGTGAACACGACGAGATCCGGTTTTAAGCTGTTGATACGTGTTACGAGGTTTCTGAGTTTGTCCAAGGAATAGAATTCACCCAGGTGGAGATCACTAATTTGAATGATGCGCATACCGTTGAGATCAGCAGTGACGGATGGAGTGATGATCTTCACCTTCTCGATACGGAGTAGATTTGGTTCGATTTGTCTTGCATAATAGTAGATAGATCCGGCCGTCAAGAGAAGAAGAGCGGCGAACAGAATGAACAGATTGAAGCTGGCAGGCTTTTTGTGTTTGGGTTTCATAGGAATCCTCCCTTTCGACTTCAACTATACCGGGACTGCGTTACATGAATGTGACAGGCGGCGGAGTCCTTCGAAAAGGAGAATACCATGCGGATTTTAATTGCTGACGATGAACAGGATATGCTGCGGATTTTAACGGCATATTTTCAAAAGGAAGGCTATGAAGTATTTACAGCAGGGAATGGCGAGGAGGCTCTCGCGGTCTTTTACCGTGAAAAAATCGATCTTGCGATTCTGGACTGGATGATGCCGAAGCTTAGTGGGCTTGAAGTGTGTCGGGAAATCAAAGAGCGATCGGATAAAAAGGTGTTGATCCTGACGGCAAAAAGTGAAGAAGAGGATGAGCTTAAGGCACTCCACACTGGCGCGGATGAATTCATACGCAAGCCGTTTCACCCGAAAATTCTTGTTCTCCGGGCCAAAAAGCTGCTGGGTGACGAGAAAGGACAGCGCTATAAAACGATAAGAATCGATATGGAAGGCAGCAAAATTTATAAAAATGATACCGATCTGCAGGTGACGAAAACAGAATTTGAGCTGATGTGCTGCTTTATCCGACACAAGGGCCATATATTAACAAGACATCAACTGCTGGATCTGGTGTGGGGTCTTGATTATTTTGGTGATGAACGGACGGTGGACACCCATGTCCGCAGACTCCGGGAGAAGGTTGGAGGAGACCTTATTAAAACTTACCGGGGACTTGGTTATAGTGTGGAGGCCAGTGATGAATAAGCTGGGCCGTAAGCTGTTTCTGAGCATCACCGTTGCCATTTTGTTCATTTTTATTGTCTTTGTGCTGATGGCAAACTTTTTTCTGCCTAAATATTATATATACAAGACCAAAGAGAAGCTGGGAGAAGCGATCAATTTGATCGCAGAGCTTCCGGCTGCAAGGATGGCGGACTCGATTCCACTGCTTGAGCAGCAATACCATGTTACGATCGTATATGATTCTTTGCAGAAGCGGGGAAACGACCTGAACAATTCGTTGCTGCAGCAGCTGGCCAAAAAGACGGTCACGCTAAATAAATTCTGGATCACGGATGAGTCTTGGCAAAAGGTTAAGGAAGGCAGCCGCGTAAATAAAATTTATGATCAGGGTAAGCTCAAATCCAGTTTCTATGCTAGCTTCATCCGAAAGGATCAAAACATCGTCCTGATTGGACTCTCCATGGCGTACATTAGTGACACAATCCAGATGATTAACGAGTTTATTTTGATCCTTGCCTTCATTTCGGTGCTGATTATAGTGTTCGTCGTCTGGCTGCTCTCTTACCGCATGACCCAGCCCCTGAAGGAGCTGGGTGAGGTGGCCAAGGATATCTCAAAGCTGCATTTCAGAAAAGCCCGGACAAAGACCAGGGATGAGATCGGAGAGCTGGCGGAGAGCATCAATACCATGAGTGACAAGCTGAGTGAGGCGCATGCCGATTTATCCAGAAAGAATTTAAGTCTAAAGCGGTTTATGTCCGATATCACGCATGAGCTTAAGACGCCGGTTTCGCTCATCCAGGCTTATGCCGAAGGCATTCAGGACGGGCTGGACGATGGAAGCTATGCTGCTACGATATTGCGTCAGAACGAAAGTATGGCTCGGCTGATTGACGAGCTATTGGATTTTGCGAAAATTGAGAGGGGGCTGCTTGAGCTCAGCGCGCTCCCAATCAAGGATTTGTTCAGCGACTGCTTGGAGAAATTTCAAATGGAACTGGAATTCAGACAGATCGAACTGGTCGTGGAAGATGACCTGCCGGGAAACCCGATGATTGAAGCCGATGCGGATAAAATCAGGATGGTATTTCATAACCTTTTAAGCAATGCGGTAAAATATTCAGCGGATCATCGAATACATGTATCTTTCGGGGAACAGGGCTCGGATATCGTTTTCGATATGAGCAATGTCTTTCAGGGAGAAATATCCGATGTATCCCAGTTGTGGGAGCCCTTTTATGTGCTGGAAAGCTCGCGTCATAAGGAAAAATCGGGAACCGGTCTTGGACTCGCGATTGTTAAAACGATTCTGGAGCAGCATGAATACCGCTATCAAGCGAAGGTGAATGGTCAAATTATTCACTTCTATATATTTTTTGAGAAAATAAGCCCTCGTCCTGCATGAGCAGAATGAGGGCTTTTGCTTTCGGAGACACCCTCCTAAAGTCACATCGTAATGAGTCACTGTGACGTCAATGTGACAAGGAGGGAGGGAAATTCACTTTAATGATTTATCGTAGCAGAGGATGATTGCGTATCGGGCTGGCGGGTGAACCGCTGCGACCAAAAGGCGAGGCCCATCGTAAGCAGCAGCAGAATGCCTGTAAGTAAAAAAACAGCATGGATGCTGAATACACCGCTGATTGCACCGCCTGCGAGCGGGCCAAGCATGCCTCCGAGCTGGTTGGAGGTTTGGCTTAGACTGAATGCCCTGCCGCGGAAATCGCTGGATGTCACGCGGACAATCAGACCGTTGAGGGCCGGAAAGACTGCGCAGAAGAAACAGCCGTACAGAAATCGTACGATCGAAAAACCCCAAATGTTGTGGAAAGGGATTTGCAGCAATGAACCAATTCCCCCGGCGAACAGGCCGATGAGCAGAATTTTCTGAAAGCCGATTTTATCGGCGAGCTTACCCCAGCGGGGAGCGAAGATGATGCTCGCGATACCGACCAGTGAGAAGATTACCCCGGCCAGGATGGATGCGTCGGACGCCGAATGTCCTAACTCTACGATATACAATGGAAGAACGGGCTCGATTGTCATGACGGAGAACTGTGTGAACATGGTCAGTACCAGCACAACGACCAGCAGTTTATTATGCAGTGCAAGCTTGACGGTATTAAACACGGATACGCGGTCTTTGCCGGGCACGAATTTTTCTTCTTTCACGTAAAATATCACGAGCATGGTGGCCAGAAAACAGAGCACGCCAGCGCTTGCAAAGGCCAGACGGTTATCAAAAATCTTCGACAGGATCCCGCCGAGAAGCGGTCCCATAATGCTGCCGGTGGCTGTAGCCGTTGACATGGTGGATAGCGCATACCCAACCTTATGCTCCGGCGTATTGGTGCCCACGATCGCAATGGCTCCTGGGATAAAGCCGGAAAGCAGACCCTGTAAAATCCGCAAAATAAGCAGCTGTACCGGGCTGGTTACGAAGGAAGTCAGCAGATAAATCACACATAAAACAAATCCGGCACGGATAATCATAGCTTTGCGTCCATATTTGTCACCGACGGAACCCCAGAAAGGAGAGGACAACGCACCTGCCAGAAACGCACTGCTGAACAATATGCCGGACCACATTTCAATGTTTTGGGTCACGCCAATTTGAATTAAGAAGATTGGGAGAAACGGAATCACCATGGAGAAGCTTGAAGATACGATAAAAGAACCAAACCATAATACCCATAAGTTTTTCTTCCAGATTTCCATTGCTCGTCAACTCCTGTCTTGGTTATGTAGGCAAGCAGTATAGTCTGAATCAAAAAGTCCTGATCAGCTTTTCAGCTGTTCAGGACTCTTCATTTTCATCGTATGGATAGCGCATCTTATGCTTGTGCATTCAGAGCGTTAAGTTTTTTCGCCAAGCGGGATTTCTTGCGGCTCGCTGCATTTTTGTGTACGAGGCCTTTACTTACAGCCTTGTCAAGCTTTTGGGATGCGGCTTGAACTGCAGATTTCGCAGCTTCAACTTCAGTATTTGCCAGCGCAGTATCAGCGGCTTTAACAGCTGTACGGAGCGCGGATTTTTGGGAAGCATTAAGCGCACGGCGTTTGTCGTTCGTTTTTACGCGTTTTACGGCGGATTTAATGTTTGGCATTGCATTCACCTCCTGTAAGGCATTCGAATAGCTCGAAATGATTCACAACTTAAAATAGTTTAGCATGGGGTACCATAAAAAGCAATACTTAAAAGGCTTTGCATAATCAGAGTCTTCCTCCCGCACACTATAACAAAAAGGCAAGAGAGGATGGTTTTCAGATGGAGTTGGATCTACAACAGTATTCTGTGCGTACGGATTTGGCGGTGGATGCCAGGGAAATGGCTGCAAAGCAGTATCCTGGGTCGATACCGGGCGTGGATGAAGAGGTTTCCGATAAGGACGGAATTAAAATAACCCGTTTAAATGTACTGAATGATGAGGGATCACAAGCGATTGGGCGTATAAAAGGACATTATGTAACTCTGGAGGTGCCGGGGCTCCGCAATGGGGATACCGGGCTGCAGGAGCGCGTGACAGAGGCTTTTGCGAGAGAGTTTGAGGATTTCCTGACCCTGATCGGCATTCAGAAAAAAAATACGGTTCTCATTGTCGGCCTGGGAAACTGGAATGTAACGCCGGATTCACTGGGGCCGCTGGTGGTGGAGAATGTCCTGGTTACCCGTCAGTATTTTGAGCTGATGCCGGATCAGGTTGCTCCAGGCTACCGCCAGATCAGTGCGATAGCGCCGGGTGTGCTCGGAATCACGGGTATAGAATCGAGTGAGATTGTGCAGGGAATAGTGGAGCGGACCAAGCCGGATTTGATTATTGCGATTGATGCGCTGGCATCGCGGTCACTGGAACGGGTGAATACAACCATTCAGATTGCGGATATTGGGATCCATCCCGGTTCCGGCATAGGAAACAAACGGCGGGGGCTGACCCAAGAGGTGCTTGGAGTACCATGTATCGCCATCGGGGTGCCGACTGTCTGTTACGCATCGACCATAGTGAACAATGTAATGGAAATGATGAAAAAACACTTTGGCCAGGAAACCAATCAGACACGGGAAATTATGGGACTGCTCGATGGCATATCCGAGAACGAAAGGCTGGCGCTCGTAAAAGAGGTCCTTGAACCGCTAGGCCATGATCTCATCGTAACACCTAAAGAAATTGATGAATTCATTGAGGATATCGCCAATATTGTGGCAAGCGGGCTGAACGCTTCACTGCATGACGCGGTGGATTCGGGCAATTCCGGAGCGTACACTCATTAGCGGATTCCCAAGAAACGATGAATCTATAAAACTCTTCAAGAAGCCCCGCGAATCTAGCGTGGCTTCTTTTTTTTGCTAAACATCCTATTCAGTGCCTGAGGAAGCAGCGGAGGTGACGGAATCGATCTGAAGAAGCGGCAGCGGTCGCCTTTGTCTCCGAATGTTCTCCCATAGAAGAAATATAATTAAGAAATTTGAGGATAAAAGCGATCTGAAGATCGATCCGTAACCGCAGCGCTCTTCTCGCACTAAGTCACAATTAAGTTAGGTGATGTACTTCTTTTTTCATGCAAACATATCATTTTTGGTTCTAGTGAAACTCTTTTACTCATAGTTTTGAAGTATAAGAGAGTTCAGGAGGACAACACAATGAAGAGGAATGGGTTTCAACTTTGGAATATCGGCAAATGGAGAACCAAGATGCTGCACATGCTGTCCATGGGCCGAACATTTTTGCTGCTGACGTTAGGGTCGTTGATATTTTTCGTACTGTTGGGTCTGGGCGGAATGGCGGAACATAAAATGAATTCCTCTACCGTTTCTTCCATGAAGGGATTCGCAGGCTCACTATCGAGCCGGTTCTTTATGGACATGCTAGGCATGGAGCTTCCGCATCTGGATAAAGAAAAGGGAGGCTCTACCTTCTCGGGTGAAAAAATGACCACATTCGTGTTCCAAATGCTTACGAGCGTAAATCCGCGGGATCCCAAGAGTCTGCTTGCCAAGGAAATGCCGGGAATGGGAGCGAATGATCCGGTGCTGCTAAGAAGCGCTGCCGGTAATCAGAACCTGGATCCGCCAGAAGATTTTCATCTCCCGCCGGAAACGGATGATAAAGGTGATAAGCCAGCAGATACAGATCAATCCAAAGAGCCGGACAAGACACCGGATAAGACTCCAGTGAAAGAACCGGAACCTGGCGGTAAAAAAGAGCCTGGAAATCCGGGAACTGCCACGGAAGGAACGAAGGAACAAAAGCCGACGGCGCCTCCGGCAAATGCAACCGGCAAAAAAGTGGTTATGATCTATCATTCTCATCCAAGAGAAGCCTATAATCCGCTGCTGAGCAAAGCCAGCTCGAATCCAAGCTCCAAGTCGCCTTCGCAAAATGTCATGCTGGTGGGCAAATACATGGCTCAAAAGCTTGAAAAGCTCGGTGTAGGCACGGTTCATTCGGAGAAAGACTATTCGACGACAGTCAGTGAATATAACTATAACTTTTCATATAAATATTCCCGCCAGACAGTGAAAGAGGCCCTTGCCCAGAACAATGGTTTGGAATACCTGATTGATATCCACCGTGATTCACAGCGGCATGCGAAGACAACGACAGTGATTAACGGGGCCAGCTACGCACAGGTATTCTTCATCATCGGTCATGAGAACAAAAACTGGCGCAAAAATGAAGCTTTTGCGAGTTCGATCCATGAGCAGCTGGAAAAATCGTATCCGGGAATATCACGGGGGATTTGGGGGAAGACTTCGGCACAAGGAAACGGAGAATATAACCAATCTCTATCTGATAACAGCATCTTAATTGAAGTTGGCGGAATTGACAGCACGAATGAAGAATTGAAGCGGACATCTGAATTGCTGGGTCAAATTATTGCGGATTTGTATTACAAGGATCAGAAGGCGGAGAAAGCAAGTGCAGAGAAATCGGTATCTGCTACGAAGGCGGATGCCAAAAGTTAATCCAAATGGAATGGAACAAGGGAGGAACCGGTAATGTCGAAATGGACCAAGCGGATATGGATGGTAATCATTTGGGTCGGAATTGGCGCGCTGATCGGAATGCAGCTTGCCGGTTCCGGCAGCTCGAAGGCAGACTCCGAAAAAAAAATAGCGTACGCGGATCAAACGGCGCAGGCAGCCAATACTGCCCAAGCACAGGTTCCGCGTAAAAGCTCGAATCACTTCAAGGTGGAGGAAGAGCAGCCGGAGCAGGTGGAGGTTCAGGACTGGAGTTCTCAGTCACCGGAACAGATTCTGTCGACGAACACGAACAAGCCGACGGTAGACGTGCTGGCGGACAAGACGGCCGGACTGCTGCAGGACCTCTCCCAGAAGGGAATACGGCTGGTTGTCTCCCTGTTCGATTCCATAACAGATTAATCCTTTGCCTGTGGGATTGCCCGCCTTTATCTCAACTGCTATAATGAATTGATTGACACATCAGGCTGTTTTGGGGGTAGGGCATGACAGACGTACAAGCAAGGCAAAAAAATATTCGAAATTTCTGTATCATTGCACATATAGACCACGGTAAATCAACGCTTGCCGACCGGATCTTGGAGTATACGGGTGCTTTAACATCCCGCGAAATGCAGGAACAGGTACTGGATCAGATGGATTTGGAACGCGAACGCGGCATTACCATCAAGCTGCAGGCCGTGCATCTTACATACAAGGCGGATGACGGTCAGGAGTATCTGCTCAATCTGATCGATACTCCTGGGCACGTCGACTTTACCTATGAGGTGTCGCGGAGCCTAGCAGCATGTGAAGGCGCACTTCTGGTCGTGGATGCTGCACAGGGTATTGAAGCTCAGACGCTGGCAAACGTATATTTGGCACTGGATAACAATCTGGAGATTATTCCGGTTCTCAACAAAATAGACCTGCCGAGCGCTGATCCGGAACGCGTGAAGCAGGAAATTGAAGATGTTATCGGCCTGGATGCAAGTGAAGCAGTACATGCTTCGGCGAAAGCGGGCATCGGTATCAAAGAAATACTCGAGCAGATCGTGAAACAGGTTCCAGCTCCAACAGGAGAATCGGAGGAACCGCTGAAAGCTCTCATTTTCGACTCGCATTATGACCCATACAAAGGTGTTATTGTGTATGTCCGTGTCTTAAACGGAAGCATTAAAACAGGTTCGAAAATTAAAATGATGGCGACAGGAAAAACGTTTGAGGTGATTGAGGTCGGTGCCTTCAAACCCCGGATGACCATCGTGGACGAGCTGATGGTTGGCGATGTGGGCTTTATCGTCGCCGGCATCAAGCATGTCGGAGATACCCGTGTCGGCGATACCGTGACCGATGCGAAGAACCCGACAGCCGAGCCGCTCCCGGGCTACCGGAAGATTAATCCGATGGTATACTGTGGTTTGTATCCGATTGAAACTTCGGAATATAACGATCTCCGTGAAGCACTCGAGAAGCTGCAGCTGAACGATGCATCCTTGAGCTTTGAGCCGGAAACGTCCAGCGCGCTGGGTTTTGGTTTCCGTTGCGGATTCCTGGGCCTTCTCCACATGGAAATCATTCAGGAACGGATCGAACGCGAATTCAACATTCCGCTCATTACGACGGCGCCAAGCGTTATTTATCGCATTGAACTGACGAACGGCGAAACGATTCAGATCGATAACCCGTCCAACTATCCGGAGGTCGGCAAAATCGAAGCGGTAGAAGAGCCGTACGTCAAAGCAGGTATCATCGTTCCCAATGACTATGTAGGTACAGTCATGGAGCTATGCCAGAATAAGCGCGGCGAATTCGTGAATATGGAATACATGGACACAACCCGCGTAACGATAACGTATGAAATCCCGCTGTCAGAAATCGTGTATGATTTCTTCGACCAGCTGAAGTCCGGTACGAAGGGGTATGCCTCTTTTGACTATGAAATCTCGGGTTACCGCAAATCCAATCTGGTCAAGATGGATATTCTGCTGAACAACGAGCAGGTGGATGCGCTGTCGTTCATCGTGCATCGTGACCGTGCATACCATCGTGGACGCATTATTTGCGAAAAGCTGCGCGAAATCATTCCACGCCAAATGTTTGAGGTGCCGATTCAGGCATCGGTTGGAACAAAGGTCGTTGCGCGTGAAACCGTCAAAGCGATGCGCAAAAACGTGCTTGCAAAGTGTTACGGCGGCGATATCTCGCGTAAGCGGAAGCTGCTTGAGAAGCAGAAGGAAGGCAAGAAGCGCATGAAGCAGGTCGGAAGCGTCGAAGTGCCGCAGGAAGCCTTTATGGCCGTTCTCAAAATCGACGACAATTAGGATGCTATTTTTCACGGGAGAGCCGCTGGCGGCTTTCCCTTAAATATTCGGGGTTCCCGCAAAGTACCTGAATAATCTTCAAATGTAATAGCCCCACTTTGTGGGGTTATTTTTAGATGATTACAAGAAATCCGAAGTTTACATGCATTTCGCCTTCGATAAGCATATTTCGATAGATATTTTCGTATACGATAAGGAGGGAATTGGACAATGACAATCATTAAGCCGCATGCTGCGGAAGCCGTAAAGTCCCAGGGGAATCGGAAACCGCAAGCGGTCTATCTTCACATTCCCTTTTGCACCAACAAGTGTTTTTATTGCGATTTCAACTCCTATGTGCTGAAGAATCAGCCGGTAATGGAATATTTGCAAGGCCTTGAGCGTGAAATGGAACGGACGGTTAAGGAGGTTCCACCTGGCGAAATCAAGACCATTTTCGTAGGTGGCGGAACCCCGACCGTTCTGAAGCCAGATGAAATGGAATACTTTTTGAAGACGGTCCGCACCTATTTCCCGGATTGGTCCGACTCGATTGAGTTTTCCATGGAGGCTAACCCGGGTACTACCGATTTGGAAAAGCTGTCCGTCATGCGCGAAGGCGGTGTGAACCGCGTCAGCTTCGGCGTACAATCCTTCCAGAATGAGCTGCTCAAAGGCATCGGAAGAATTCATGATACGGATGATGTATATCAGAGTCTGGAAAACGCACGTAAAGCCGGCTTCGAAAATATGTCGATCGACTTGATGTTCGGGCTGCCGAACCAGACGGTGGAAATGCTGGCGGAGAGCGTGGATAAGGCACTGGCGCTGGATTTGCCTCATTACTCCATATACAGTCTGAAGGTAGAGGAAAATACACTTTTCCATACGATGTTTAAAAAGAATCAGCTGCCGCTTCCTAATGAGGATGACGAGCTGCAAATGTATTTGCTCCTGATGGATCGCATGAAAAAAGCGGGCTACGAGCAGTATGAGATCAGCAACTTTGCCAAACCGGGCTATCACAGCCGCCACAACATGGCTTACTGGTTGAATGAAGACTATTACGGACTCGGTGCCGGAGCACACGGGTATGTAGGACATCAGCGCCACATGAATATCAAAGGCGTCAATCCGTATACAGAAGCCACGAAGGAAGGGCTGCCGCGGATGGAGAGCTTTACCGTTCCGAAAGAGGAAGCGATGGAGGACTTCATGATGGTCGGACTGCGCGTGATGAGCGGGGTTTCAAAAAGTCATTTTGAAGAGCAGTTTGGCCTTACCATCGAGGAGGTTTTCGCAGAACCGCTGGGTAAAATGCTGGATAAAGGATTGATGGAAGAAACGGGCACAGGCTATCGTCTCAGTGAGCAAGGGCTTCTGTTTGGCAATGATGTATTTGGCACATTTATCGGGTCGCTGACCATTAAAGAATAGCTTGAACTTCTATGCGTGATGTTGTATATTTATTCATATTAAAAAAACAGCACGTATAGAGGATGCGCAATTGACTACGGGCATGAGCCTGTTTTGCATCATCCTTGAACTTAGGAGGAGAAGTAAGATGCCGGCTGTAGTCACATGTAGAATTGCGGTAGCGGAGGATGTTGAGCCGCTCTTTCATATGATTGATGGATACGCACAGAAGGGGATTATGCTGCCTCGGTCCCGGAAGGTACTGGAAAAGCAGCTGGATCAATTCGTCGTTGCGGAAATGGACGGCACGGTCATAGGCTGCGGCTCGCTCTGCCGCTTGGGCAGTGATCTGGTTGAAATTCGTT
Encoded here:
- a CDS encoding metallophosphoesterase, with protein sequence MKPKHKKPASFNLFILFAALLLLTAGSIYYYARQIEPNLLRIEKVKIITPSVTADLNGMRIIQISDLHLGEFYSLDKLRNLVTRINSLKPDLVVFTGDLIDNFSQYRNSGKVAPILKQIKATLGKYAVYGNHDQGGGGKHQYLRLMSDSGFKVLVNENKVLNVGRSKLNIAGLDDFLLGSPDLKSTFKQVDPDSFDLLLVHEPDVADRLGSYPVDLQLSGHSHGGQVRLPGYGSLYTPPLAHKYTEGLYTFYRQSRKPSYLYVNRGIGTTRLPFRFDSIPELTLLTLQQPATH
- a CDS encoding zf-HC2 domain-containing protein is translated as MKCPEVVEWMHRYLDYDLSEEETVQLYEHLKQCPECTDTFRMLKSLSRDLEDLPKVTPKFSIVDAIMPQLDAIDQARQEKSASREEAPAEMVPVPTRPVRTSKFRNSVAGRTAMGAVAAVIILGVAIYNYSPKHLSTAEEPAFKAEQKMAETASSASESTTGSGGGQQDVKPKQDEQQSDPVKQDTTDGSSAGSGDAELTTPDVSADHASKDQTLRSTEPPVKPDDKTSRSADTGIGKKSASGGAVDSGTPAESSNPEQGTPVDNGNGGSSQDNKAADNSSTPETPAADSNSKDQDPGVKEDNMTMGITSFNKAAAAQFNSPDGKYAASVEEKKLVIYNVSDKDGQKTAVKTIDLPGTWVSGVWSADSTVFTYQTSDDQGATTSKTYQVNGSDSSNP
- a CDS encoding HAMP domain-containing sensor histidine kinase yields the protein MNKLGRKLFLSITVAILFIFIVFVLMANFFLPKYYIYKTKEKLGEAINLIAELPAARMADSIPLLEQQYHVTIVYDSLQKRGNDLNNSLLQQLAKKTVTLNKFWITDESWQKVKEGSRVNKIYDQGKLKSSFYASFIRKDQNIVLIGLSMAYISDTIQMINEFILILAFISVLIIVFVVWLLSYRMTQPLKELGEVAKDISKLHFRKARTKTRDEIGELAESINTMSDKLSEAHADLSRKNLSLKRFMSDITHELKTPVSLIQAYAEGIQDGLDDGSYAATILRQNESMARLIDELLDFAKIERGLLELSALPIKDLFSDCLEKFQMELEFRQIELVVEDDLPGNPMIEADADKIRMVFHNLLSNAVKYSADHRIHVSFGEQGSDIVFDMSNVFQGEISDVSQLWEPFYVLESSRHKEKSGTGLGLAIVKTILEQHEYRYQAKVNGQIIHFYIFFEKISPRPA
- a CDS encoding MFS transporter; the protein is MEIWKKNLWVLWFGSFIVSSSFSMVIPFLPIFLIQIGVTQNIEMWSGILFSSAFLAGALSSPFWGSVGDKYGRKAMIIRAGFVLCVIYLLTSFVTSPVQLLILRILQGLLSGFIPGAIAIVGTNTPEHKVGYALSTMSTATATGSIMGPLLGGILSKIFDNRLAFASAGVLCFLATMLVIFYVKEEKFVPGKDRVSVFNTVKLALHNKLLVVVLVLTMFTQFSVMTIEPVLPLYIVELGHSASDASILAGVIFSLVGIASIIFAPRWGKLADKIGFQKILLIGLFAGGIGSLLQIPFHNIWGFSIVRFLYGCFFCAVFPALNGLIVRVTSSDFRGRAFSLSQTSNQLGGMLGPLAGGAISGVFSIHAVFLLTGILLLLTMGLAFWSQRFTRQPDTQSSSATINH
- a CDS encoding response regulator transcription factor, whose product is MRILIADDEQDMLRILTAYFQKEGYEVFTAGNGEEALAVFYREKIDLAILDWMMPKLSGLEVCREIKERSDKKVLILTAKSEEEDELKALHTGADEFIRKPFHPKILVLRAKKLLGDEKGQRYKTIRIDMEGSKIYKNDTDLQVTKTEFELMCCFIRHKGHILTRHQLLDLVWGLDYFGDERTVDTHVRRLREKVGGDLIKTYRGLGYSVEASDE
- the holA gene encoding DNA polymerase III subunit delta, with the protein product MDVKAATKAIKQGEISPVYLLYGTEKYQMNEFVSFLVEQTISQEEHDFALVHYDLSDTPLQAVIEEAEMVPFMVPRKLILVQDASVFTAGKDNAKVEHRVEALLEYMKNPAEYSVLVFMVNQEKLDERKKVVKEIKSRGTLLTFMPLGSEDLLKWVGKKMKERECTMEEGAAEMVIRNAGTQLQTLSAEIDKLCLYAGKGGVISVHIVEQLIARTTEQNVFALVEDIANLRVDRALGIFYELLKQKEEPIKIAALIARQFRIILQVKDLGGQSYSQQQIASQLGLHPYAVKIAGEQARKFQASQLKQILSRLGTLDFQMKTGAIDKVLGLELFLLRLAA